The genome window GCCTATGGAACCAATCTTTCAGCCTGATCCTTCGAGTAACCCATGACACAGCAAATCACCGTCGAAGCCTTTTCCCGCAGTTGGCCCGTGGCCGGAAAATTCACCATTTCGCGCGGGTCGCGCACCGAGGCCGTGGTGGTCGAAGTGCATGTTTCGCACGGCGGTTTTACCGGCCGGGGCGAATGCGTTCCCTATGCCCGCTACAACGAGACCGTGGACGAAGTCATAGCCGATATCCTCACGGCCGGGAAGGAGCTGGAAGCCCCCGACCGCGAGGCCCTGCAGAAGCTGCTGCCTGCCGGGGCCGCGCGCAACGGCCTGGATTGCGCCCTGTGGGATCTGGAGGCCAAGATGCGGGGCACGTCCGCCGCATCGCTTCTGGCCATTTCCGGGCTGGGGCCGGTGCCCACGGCTTATACCCTGAGCCTGGATACGCCCGAGGCCATGAAGGACAAGGCCGCCCTGAACGCGGACCGGCCCGTGCTCAAGGTCAAGCTGGGCGGCGAGGGCGATCTGGAGCGGCTCCGGGCCGTGCATGAAGGCGCGCCCCGGGCCCGGCTGATCATCGACGCCAACGAGGCCTGGAGCGTGCAGGAATATCGCGATATGGTGCCCCGGCTTTCCGACCTGGGCGTGGCGCTCATCGAGCAGCCGTTCCCGGCGGGCGACGATTCGGTGCTGGCCGACCTGGCGCGGCCCATCACGGTCTGCGCGGACGAGTCCTGCCACGACCGGACCGATCTGCCCCGGCTCAAGGGACTTTACGACGCCATCAACATCAAGCTGGACAAGGCCGGCGGGCTTACCGAAGGCGCGGCCCTGCTGCACGAGGCCAAGGCCATGGGATTCCAGGTCATGACCGGCTGCATGCTCAGCACGTCCCTGTCCATGGCCCCGGCCATGCTCCTGGCCCAGCAGGCCGATTTCGTGGACCTGGACGGTCCGCTGCTTCTGGCCGACGATCACAGGCCCGGCATAGAGTACGAGGGAAGTCTCGCGTATCCTCCCGTAGCAGCATTATGGGGGTAGGCAGCCGATAAGAGCGGGGCGCTGCCCCTGCACC of Salidesulfovibrio onnuriiensis contains these proteins:
- the dgcA gene encoding N-acetyl-D-Glu racemase DgcA — translated: MTQQITVEAFSRSWPVAGKFTISRGSRTEAVVVEVHVSHGGFTGRGECVPYARYNETVDEVIADILTAGKELEAPDREALQKLLPAGAARNGLDCALWDLEAKMRGTSAASLLAISGLGPVPTAYTLSLDTPEAMKDKAALNADRPVLKVKLGGEGDLERLRAVHEGAPRARLIIDANEAWSVQEYRDMVPRLSDLGVALIEQPFPAGDDSVLADLARPITVCADESCHDRTDLPRLKGLYDAINIKLDKAGGLTEGAALLHEAKAMGFQVMTGCMLSTSLSMAPAMLLAQQADFVDLDGPLLLADDHRPGIEYEGSLAYPPVAALWG